A stretch of the Flavobacterium sp. 9R genome encodes the following:
- a CDS encoding TIGR00730 family Rossman fold protein, protein MKLEDFDNDEDKVIQDKLKRKTWNEIRTNDSWAIFKIMSEFVNGYETMSRIGPCVTIFGSARLKPDTPYYLLAEKIAYKVSKAGYGIITGGGPGIMEAGNKGAHLGGGTSVGLNIELPFEQHFNPYIDHDKNLNFDYFFVRKVMFVKYSQGFIVMPGGFGTMDELFEAITLIQTKKIGKFPIILVGTSFWSGLIDWIKSVLVEREHTISEDDLDLFKLVDTEDEVLDVLDKFYKKYDLSPNF, encoded by the coding sequence ATGAAATTAGAAGATTTTGATAACGACGAAGACAAAGTGATTCAAGACAAATTGAAACGCAAAACTTGGAATGAAATTCGTACGAATGATAGCTGGGCGATTTTCAAAATTATGTCCGAATTCGTAAATGGATACGAAACAATGAGTAGAATTGGGCCTTGTGTGACTATTTTTGGTTCGGCACGTTTAAAACCTGACACCCCTTACTATTTATTGGCTGAGAAAATTGCTTATAAAGTTAGCAAAGCTGGTTACGGCATCATCACAGGTGGTGGACCTGGAATTATGGAGGCTGGAAACAAGGGTGCTCATTTAGGTGGAGGTACTTCAGTAGGATTGAATATAGAATTGCCTTTTGAACAACATTTCAATCCTTATATTGACCACGATAAGAACCTGAATTTTGACTATTTCTTCGTGCGCAAAGTAATGTTTGTGAAATATTCGCAAGGATTTATTGTGATGCCAGGTGGTTTTGGTACAATGGATGAACTATTCGAAGCTATTACATTGATTCAGACTAAAAAGATTGGAAAGTTCCCAATCATTTTGGTAGGAACTAGTTTCTGGTCGGGTTTGATAGATTGGATTAAAAGTGTATTGGTGGAAAGAGAACATACCATTAGCGAAGATGATTTGGACTTATTCAAACTCGTGGATACCGAAGATGAAGTCCTAGATGTATTGGATAAGTTTTATAAGAAGTATGATTTGAGTCCAAATTTTTAA
- a CDS encoding AAA family ATPase produces MKIIAKKVRQFIGYKNGLIKPIFKIDDNQNISPISLEEYPNSGHIFFSDYELLDNDIKEEIFLMDNCFFISEDNNYEDKKTESGACKKRINYNTRISSYFKNIEPTKFIPIYTNSFSIQNNEVDFPENIKSKIFFLKNKTKLFGPFERNGKELKAINFKEFEENFNDQLFLNFIEDYERKYDTSTIFEIILEEASNFIFSDNEGFEYLEDFKFFIDSKIGIAIDFTPVASLHKWALEKLEQSSPSISPFLKEIKNISSSAISSAENLKWKKYIDYLETIKNEEVEIENLVKLLFNKKFIKETIDTSEIEKLNKKIENIENDLKLKDNANLALIDANRTLKDKLKEEKSKVKENSKVDAIRFPNLFKVLDIENEINEIEKILIEKITSSNLKKENERLSVRIEILDEEIKKKQEELRGVEDSVKKIKDIFDRTASEHTAKLQEAKTYNDLLNGIEILPNKDKKKVSEIIKANIISLNPDITAKKYILEIKERLSSQGREYSFNDVANIIITINQTFITIIAGAPGVGKTSLVEKLSKSYGLNEDYGYLEIACAKGWTSSKDLIGFFNPLTNKFQPAKTKLREALKKSEENPNAPYLVLLDEANLSPIEHYWSDFIKLADSNYSRKIKISDDEEIQFGDGFRFVATINHDYTTEALSNRLIDRAAIIQLDKTNIITDDSTINIDSICNFKEVENIFTETQKWQTEETLIKDTFNKIKERLESNHTILISPRKEIAIYKYCKVATGLLEGNSYVALDYAICQHILPLINGRGESFQKLLEGLKSDLNDKGMTKSEKLLTKIIERGKVLKHFRYIYY; encoded by the coding sequence ATGAAAATAATAGCAAAAAAAGTTAGACAATTTATAGGTTACAAAAATGGACTAATAAAACCAATATTTAAAATTGATGATAATCAAAACATATCACCAATTTCTTTGGAAGAATATCCAAATAGTGGACATATTTTTTTTAGTGATTATGAATTATTAGATAATGATATAAAAGAAGAAATATTTTTAATGGATAATTGTTTTTTTATATCAGAAGACAATAACTATGAAGATAAAAAAACGGAAAGTGGAGCTTGCAAAAAAAGAATAAATTACAATACTAGAATAAGTAGTTATTTCAAAAATATTGAGCCTACAAAATTCATTCCTATTTATACAAATAGTTTTTCCATACAAAATAATGAAGTAGATTTTCCAGAAAATATAAAAAGTAAAATATTCTTTCTTAAAAACAAGACAAAATTATTTGGTCCCTTTGAAAGAAATGGTAAAGAGCTTAAAGCTATAAATTTTAAAGAATTTGAAGAAAATTTTAACGATCAATTATTTTTAAATTTTATTGAAGACTATGAAAGAAAATATGACACTTCAACAATATTTGAGATAATACTAGAAGAAGCATCAAACTTCATTTTTTCAGATAATGAAGGTTTTGAGTATCTAGAAGATTTTAAATTTTTTATAGATAGTAAAATTGGCATTGCAATTGACTTTACTCCCGTTGCATCACTTCATAAATGGGCTCTAGAAAAACTAGAACAAAGTTCACCAAGTATTTCTCCTTTCTTAAAAGAGATTAAAAACATATCATCATCAGCCATTTCTTCTGCTGAAAATCTCAAATGGAAAAAGTATATTGATTATTTAGAAACAATTAAGAATGAAGAAGTTGAGATTGAAAATTTAGTTAAGTTATTATTTAACAAAAAATTCATTAAGGAAACAATTGATACTTCTGAAATAGAGAAATTAAATAAAAAAATAGAAAATATTGAGAATGATTTAAAACTAAAAGATAATGCAAATTTAGCTTTAATTGACGCAAATAGAACTTTAAAAGATAAACTCAAAGAAGAAAAAAGTAAGGTAAAAGAAAATAGTAAAGTAGATGCTATTCGCTTTCCAAACCTTTTCAAAGTTTTAGATATTGAAAATGAAATTAATGAAATTGAAAAAATTTTAATTGAAAAAATAACTTCTTCAAATCTAAAAAAGGAAAACGAAAGGCTCTCTGTAAGAATAGAGATATTAGACGAGGAAATCAAAAAGAAGCAAGAAGAATTAAGAGGAGTTGAAGATTCTGTAAAAAAGATTAAAGATATATTTGACAGAACAGCATCTGAACATACTGCAAAATTACAAGAAGCTAAAACGTACAACGACTTACTAAATGGTATTGAAATCTTGCCAAACAAGGATAAAAAAAAGGTTTCAGAAATAATAAAAGCAAACATAATTTCATTGAATCCTGATATAACTGCAAAAAAATACATCCTTGAAATTAAAGAAAGATTGTCAAGTCAAGGGAGGGAATATTCTTTTAACGATGTTGCAAATATAATAATTACAATCAACCAAACATTTATAACCATTATAGCTGGTGCTCCTGGAGTTGGCAAAACTTCATTGGTTGAAAAATTATCAAAAAGTTATGGACTAAACGAAGATTATGGTTATCTGGAAATTGCTTGTGCAAAAGGATGGACATCTTCAAAAGATTTGATTGGTTTTTTTAATCCGTTAACTAATAAATTCCAACCAGCCAAAACCAAATTAAGAGAAGCTTTAAAAAAATCCGAAGAAAATCCAAATGCTCCTTATCTTGTTCTGCTCGACGAAGCTAACTTGAGTCCAATTGAGCATTATTGGTCTGATTTTATTAAGCTTGCCGATAGCAATTATTCACGAAAAATAAAAATTTCAGATGATGAAGAAATTCAGTTTGGAGATGGTTTTAGATTTGTTGCAACCATAAATCACGACTACACGACGGAAGCACTTTCAAACAGATTGATAGATAGAGCTGCAATAATACAATTAGATAAAACAAATATTATTACTGATGATTCAACAATCAACATTGATTCAATTTGTAATTTTAAAGAAGTAGAAAATATTTTTACGGAAACACAAAAATGGCAAACAGAAGAAACATTAATTAAAGATACATTCAATAAAATAAAAGAAAGATTAGAATCTAATCATACTATCTTAATTAGTCCACGAAAAGAAATTGCAATTTATAAGTATTGTAAAGTTGCTACTGGCTTATTAGAAGGCAATAGTTATGTTGCACTTGATTATGCCATATGTCAACACATTCTCCCATTAATTAACGGGAGGGGAGAATCGTTTCAAAAGTTACTAGAAGGTTTGAAAAGTGATTTGAATGATAAAGGAATGACCAAATCAGAAAAATTATTGACCAAAATAATTGAAAGAGGCAAAGTGTTAAAACACTTCAGATACATTTACTATTAA